A region from the Brachyspira hampsonii genome encodes:
- the uvrB gene encoding excinuclease ABC subunit UvrB, which produces MNFKLESNFKPSGDQITAIDSLVKGLENKNKYQTLLGVTASGKTFTIANVIEKANRPTLVMSHNKTLAAQLYRELKDFFPNNAVEYFVSYYDYYQPEAYVPAKDLYIDKDASVNDEIDRLRLKATTSLLERRDVIIVASVSCIYGLGSPEDYRKLYIAIEKDGEYDRDEIIEKLVSIQYERVKDVLERARFKVIGDTIEIMSAYSDEVIRVEFFGDTVERIIKINPITRQKLAEQDRVVIYPAKHFVTGGDKLAAGIKLIEEELEEQYNKFKSEGKLVEAERIYGRTKYDLEMLREVGYCAGIENYSRPLSGRKEGDRPACLIDYFPEDFLTIIDESHVSVPQIRGMFFGDRSRKETLVKYGFRLPSALDNRPLFFEEFEKLTNDTIYISATPAEYELKKSSQVVEQIIRPTGLLDPIIEVYPIDGQIDRILEEIKKTVSNNERIFITTLTKKMAEDLTKYLNENGVRTRYLHSDIQTVERVEIIRDLRLGAFDVLVGINLLREGLDVPEVSLILILDADKTGFLRNTTTLIQTIGRAARNANGRVIMFADTISDAMKVAIDETERRRKIQMEYNKEHNITPKTIIKKIQDIIEREEKVETSYELHFDFRRFNERVKIDPQQKSDDYIKELEKEMKKASDSLEFEKAIEIREKINQLKQLKPQKKNVHKNITSKNPNGKRKNN; this is translated from the coding sequence ATGAATTTTAAATTAGAATCAAATTTCAAGCCTTCAGGAGATCAAATAACAGCAATAGACTCACTAGTTAAAGGACTTGAAAATAAAAATAAATATCAAACTCTGCTTGGAGTTACAGCTAGTGGAAAAACTTTTACAATAGCAAATGTAATAGAAAAAGCTAATAGACCGACATTAGTAATGTCGCATAATAAAACTTTGGCAGCTCAGCTTTATAGGGAGCTTAAAGATTTTTTTCCTAATAATGCTGTTGAGTATTTTGTTTCATACTATGATTATTATCAGCCTGAAGCTTATGTACCGGCTAAAGATTTGTATATTGATAAAGATGCATCTGTTAATGATGAAATTGACAGATTAAGACTTAAAGCAACTACATCGCTTCTTGAAAGGAGAGATGTTATAATTGTTGCTTCTGTTTCATGTATATACGGATTGGGTTCTCCTGAAGATTATAGAAAACTTTATATAGCAATAGAAAAAGACGGAGAATATGACAGAGATGAGATAATAGAAAAATTAGTATCTATTCAATATGAAAGAGTTAAAGATGTGCTTGAGAGAGCAAGATTTAAGGTTATAGGCGATACTATAGAAATAATGAGTGCTTATTCTGATGAGGTTATCAGAGTAGAGTTTTTCGGTGATACTGTTGAGCGTATAATAAAAATTAATCCTATAACAAGACAAAAATTAGCAGAACAAGACAGAGTTGTAATATATCCTGCAAAGCACTTTGTTACAGGAGGAGACAAGTTGGCTGCAGGTATAAAATTAATAGAAGAAGAACTTGAAGAGCAGTATAATAAATTTAAATCCGAAGGAAAATTGGTAGAGGCAGAAAGAATATACGGAAGAACAAAATATGATTTGGAAATGCTTAGAGAGGTCGGATACTGTGCAGGAATAGAAAATTATTCCCGTCCTTTATCCGGAAGAAAAGAAGGAGACAGACCTGCTTGTTTAATAGACTATTTTCCTGAAGACTTTTTAACTATTATAGATGAGTCGCATGTAAGTGTTCCTCAGATTAGAGGAATGTTTTTCGGAGACAGAAGCAGAAAAGAGACTTTAGTAAAGTATGGTTTCAGACTTCCTTCAGCTCTTGATAACAGACCTTTATTTTTTGAAGAGTTTGAAAAACTTACTAATGATACAATATATATTAGTGCCACTCCGGCAGAATATGAATTAAAGAAAAGCAGTCAGGTTGTAGAGCAGATAATTCGTCCTACAGGATTGCTTGATCCTATAATAGAAGTATATCCTATTGACGGACAGATAGACAGAATACTAGAAGAGATAAAAAAGACTGTATCAAACAATGAGAGAATATTTATAACAACACTCACAAAAAAAATGGCTGAAGACCTTACAAAATATTTAAATGAAAACGGAGTAAGAACTCGTTATCTTCATTCTGATATTCAGACAGTTGAACGCGTTGAAATTATAAGGGATTTGAGGCTTGGGGCATTTGATGTACTTGTAGGCATTAACCTTTTGAGAGAGGGGCTTGATGTACCAGAAGTTTCTTTAATATTAATACTTGATGCTGACAAGACAGGTTTTTTAAGAAATACAACTACCTTAATACAGACTATAGGACGCGCCGCAAGAAATGCAAATGGCAGAGTTATAATGTTCGCTGATACTATAAGCGATGCTATGAAAGTTGCAATAGATGAAACAGAGAGAAGAAGAAAAATACAGATGGAGTACAACAAAGAGCATAATATTACTCCTAAAACAATCATCAAAAAAATACAGGATATAATAGAAAGAGAAGAGAAAGTTGAAACATCTTATGAGCTTCATTTCGATTTCAGACGATTTAATGAAAGAGTAAAAATTGACCCTCAACAGAAAAGTGATGATTATATAAAAGAGCTTGAAAAAGAGATGAAAAAAGCATCAGACAGCTTAGAATTTGAAAAAGCTATTGAGATAAGAGAAAAAATTAATCAATTAAAACAATTAAAGCCTCAAAAGAAAAATGTACATAAAAATATAACTTCTAAAAATCCGAATGGAAAAAGAAAAAATAATTAA
- a CDS encoding tetratricopeptide repeat protein, which produces MGLLNNEDIKTLESFNTDGGGYFYKMLNYLQEFIENGVKENKFTLEEAKEDLDIALWYSYACNNIGDYEHYYMSKEFMKYSEKNAKGCGTWYYRYTVALIYCGKLDEALKYAEHGVIEEPDYPWGWLELAKLRLHFGNKEGAVEANNKGLELVPGDYEFLRQAEEIENYYSIEALEYHYINEESDKNLLKGLDYGEEKLNAIAYILCDREKLQAIKDIINPIDWEADNPYCTFKFYFDDDLIDGIFLMNEAAISKLDKELIKQSLEELKDVKEKLKYEEKSKLTSVRFSIDYTIEAEFKNEETDKTFSIRKMFNKDSEYKKVADEIFDSYGMPLSPYLEELPNIVTLYKEEYGFMYYAECWIDEGTIVKHTGIVGSSGEVKEYECGNPREYKIFLDDFYKEYNDYKKIDNDDCYYLILQFETEPFENELPEKYSDALNKIVNILNSVLSWNGVGYLNSWNAGETENIKGKYVINFFSVVVDIDIAFRLILNEVIGDIKDDINCEHIKIAYVPYIDNGENFTLIYSSDESSDFYI; this is translated from the coding sequence ATGGGATTACTTAATAATGAAGATATAAAAACATTGGAATCATTTAATACAGATGGCGGCGGATATTTTTATAAAATGCTCAATTATTTGCAAGAGTTTATTGAAAATGGTGTAAAAGAAAATAAGTTTACATTAGAAGAGGCTAAAGAGGATTTAGATATAGCATTATGGTATTCTTATGCCTGCAATAATATAGGCGATTATGAACATTATTATATGTCTAAAGAGTTCATGAAATACTCTGAGAAAAATGCCAAAGGATGCGGAACTTGGTACTATAGATATACTGTTGCTCTTATATATTGCGGTAAATTAGATGAGGCTTTAAAATATGCTGAACATGGTGTTATTGAAGAGCCTGATTATCCTTGGGGCTGGCTTGAACTTGCTAAATTAAGACTTCATTTCGGAAATAAAGAAGGTGCTGTGGAAGCTAATAATAAGGGATTGGAACTTGTACCGGGTGATTATGAGTTTTTAAGACAGGCTGAGGAGATAGAAAATTATTATTCTATAGAAGCATTAGAATATCATTATATCAATGAAGAAAGCGATAAAAATTTACTTAAAGGTCTCGATTACGGAGAGGAGAAATTAAATGCTATAGCTTATATATTATGCGATAGAGAAAAATTGCAGGCTATTAAAGATATTATTAATCCTATAGATTGGGAAGCTGATAATCCTTATTGTACTTTTAAATTTTATTTTGATGATGATTTGATAGACGGTATATTTTTAATGAATGAAGCTGCTATATCAAAATTAGATAAAGAATTAATAAAGCAATCTTTAGAAGAATTAAAAGATGTAAAAGAGAAATTAAAATATGAAGAAAAATCAAAATTAACATCTGTAAGATTCAGTATTGATTATACTATTGAAGCCGAATTTAAAAATGAAGAGACCGATAAAACTTTTTCAATTAGAAAAATGTTTAATAAAGATTCTGAATATAAAAAAGTTGCAGATGAAATTTTTGATTCTTACGGAATGCCTTTAAGTCCATATTTAGAGGAGCTGCCTAATATTGTTACTTTGTATAAAGAAGAATACGGATTTATGTATTATGCTGAATGCTGGATAGATGAAGGAACTATAGTAAAGCATACCGGAATAGTTGGAAGCAGCGGAGAGGTTAAAGAATATGAATGCGGTAATCCAAGAGAATATAAAATTTTTTTAGATGATTTTTATAAAGAGTATAATGATTATAAAAAAATTGATAATGATGATTGCTATTATTTGATTTTGCAATTTGAAACAGAACCTTTTGAAAATGAACTGCCTGAAAAATATTCTGATGCTTTAAATAAAATAGTAAATATTTTAAATTCAGTTTTGAGTTGGAATGGAGTTGGTTATTTAAATTCTTGGAATGCTGGTGAAACTGAAAACATAAAAGGAAAATATGTTATTAATTTCTTTTCTGTGGTTGTAGATATTGATATTGCTTTTAGGCTTATATTAAATGAAGTTATAGGAGATATTAAAGATGATATAAATTGCGAGCATATAAAGATAGCTTATGTTCCATATATAGATAATGGAGAAAATTTTACTTTAATATATTCATCAGATGAAAGCTCAGATTTTTATATTTGA
- a CDS encoding tRNA-binding protein, producing MDIKDEVKPESNFDNFLALDIRTGTIIEAEDFPKAKRPAYKLKIDFGKLGIKASSAQITKLYKKEDLIGRRIIAVVNFPKKQIANFFSECLVLGAVKDNGEVVLLTTKEECENGTVIG from the coding sequence ATGGATATTAAAGATGAAGTTAAGCCGGAATCGAATTTTGATAATTTTTTGGCATTGGATATCAGAACAGGTACTATAATAGAAGCAGAAGATTTTCCAAAAGCTAAAAGACCTGCTTATAAATTAAAAATTGATTTTGGCAAATTGGGTATAAAAGCATCATCAGCACAAATAACAAAATTATATAAAAAAGAAGATTTGATAGGAAGACGAATAATTGCTGTAGTTAATTTTCCTAAAAAACAGATAGCTAATTTTTTCTCAGAATGCTTGGTTTTAGGTGCTGTCAAAGATAATGGTGAAGTTGTATTATTAACTACAAAAGAGGAATGTGAAAACGGTACAGTTATAGGATAA